In Salmo salar chromosome ssa14, Ssal_v3.1, whole genome shotgun sequence, the sequence TTAGTTGAGTTTGGAGGGGATTAAACATGAaataaaacacagacacacacgtttgGTATtattatccttgtggggacctaaaattgatttccattcaaaatcctattttccttaaccctaaccctaaactaaacTCTAAACTAACCCCTACATCTAAActaaaccctaactcctaaccctaaactaaaccctaactcctaaaccctaactcctaaccataaactaaaccctaactcctaaaccctaactcctaaactaaaccctaactcctaaaccctAACTCATAACCCTAAActaaaccctaactcctaaaccctaactcctaaccctaaactaaaccctaactcctaaaccctaactcctaaccctaaactaaaccctaactcctaaaccctaactcctaaccctaaactaaaccctaactcctaaaccctAACTCATAACCCTAAACTAAACCTTAACTCCTAAACCCTAACTCATAACCCTAAActaaaccctaactcctaaaccctaactcctaaccctaaactaaaccctaactcctaaaccctAACTTTAATTGTAATcataacccctaagcctaaaatagcctttgtcctagTGTGGCCCTGGGAAATGTCCCCATGAGGGagatttttccttgtggggatttCAGGTATCCCATGAGGATAGTAACaccagcacatacacacacagtagatGGCAGTGTTGTAcagtagctggttgtgtagtttaTGGTGTCACTGTTTTATTAAGTTCAGGCCCAGAGTTTTACCCCATAATACACTATGCCACTCTGCTCACATGCAcatgcacccacccacccacccacccacacccacacacacccacacaagtcAGTGTCAGCTTTGGCCACATGACTttattacaatacattttttgttaaaaCATGACATCATAAACCACAATAGAATTGTAAAAGAAAACCTTATTTCTCTGCTGTGCTCTGTCCCTTTAATTCTGATATACTGACTGTCTCATTACAGTTATTAATCATAATGTAAATGACACAACCAATGCCTGGTGATAGGCTATCATCCATCACTTGTTACAGTATTAACAACAAGCCTGTTTTATCTACCACAATATTTACACTAAGAGCCCTTATCATGAATTCATTATTCAGAACTATATTATTCCCTCACTATGTGTTTTTACAGAGTGTGTTCATGTACTTGGAAATGGTATTTACACGTCTTTGGTgtagtggacagacagacagacagacagacagacagacagacagacagacagacagacagacagacagacagacagacagacagacagacagacagacagacagacagacagacggagacttAAGGCGTGGCAGTTTGTATGCTCTTATATAAGATACAGCTCTGTTCCAACATTTTAGAGATGCATgcttcctttcttccttccttcctacctaCCTTCTTTACCATCCTTCCTCAAAGTGATGTCTGACCTGACTACACTGGATAGGTGAAGATTTTGTGGTGGAAATATCACTCAGACCCAATCCAACTCTTACAAGGTCAGACCCAATCCAACTCTCCAAGGTCAGACCCAATCCAACTCTCCAAGGTCAGACCCAATCCAACTCTCCAAGGTCAGACCCAATCCAACTCTCCAAGGTCAGACCCAATCCAACTCTCCAAGGTCAGACCCAATCCAACTCTCCAAGGTCAGACCCAATCCAACTCTCCAAGGTCAGACCCAATCCAACTCTCCAAGGTCAGACCCAATCCAACTCTCCAAGGTCAGACCCAATCCAACTCTCCAAGGTCAGACCCAATCCAACTCTCTAAGGTCAGACCCAATCCAACTCTAAAGTCAGTCCAGGAAGTAAAGGAACTGAAGGATGCATGTTTTCAAGGTACCTGTATTCACACAGGGCTGAAACAAAGCAGTCTCAATGTCATCTAAAGTACTGCTGATTAATTAATAAAATACTTTTTGtaaagacctctctctctctttcttactgaCTCTGTCGGTCTGTCTTGTTCCATCTCCTTCAATCtgtattttccctctctctctccctctctctccttctccatctctctctccttctccatctctctctccatctccatctctctctcctctctctctccctctctctccttctccatctctatctctctccctctctctccttctccatctctctctccctctctctccttcatctctctctccctctctctccttctcaatctctctctccctctctctccttctccatctctctctccctctctctccttctccatctctctctccctctctctccttctccatctctctctccctctctctccttctctctctccttctccatctctctctccttctccatctctctctccttctccatctctctctccttctccatctctctctccttctctatctctctctctctccctctctctccttctccatctctctctttctccatctctctctttctccatctctctccttctccatctctctctctccttctccatctctccctctctctctctccttctccatctctccctctctctctctccttcatctctctcgccatctctctctccctctccatctctctcctctctctccttctctctctccttctcgctctccttctccatctctctctctctcctgtcgttACTTCAGACTGGTTAATAATAGTTTGGTGAGTGACGTGGCGCTgtgtaaacccacacacacacacacacactgggagttTGCAGTTCTGTACATGCATGGTTTATGGCTGGGCATGTTTTTAGTTGCTTCCTTGCAgtaaaacatgaacacactctctctctcactccaggtGTTTGATGAAGGGTTGCAGTGAATTAGTGAAGAGTTGTCCCATAGAGTCCATATAAGGCAAAATAACCAACCAGAGAAGACCAGCTTTGGCACACATATGGGTACAGTTTCAACTCCTGTTTTTTGTAGTCTGTTTTTTAAAGGTTTTGAACCGTGTCTGACTGTATCCAGGAAGACTGCAGTCTGATGACACAGCTATCTGCTGTTGTTGTGTTttgtgttctccctctctctttcagggACTCTGATGATGCGTTTGCCACATATGTTGGTGAActgggaatggtgtgtgtgtttgtgagcccTCCATACACACTAAGCTTCCAGTCAATAGCTTCCTCGACCATCTTTAGTTATCCCAGGTTATTCCCCATCTGCAGAACAACAGGAACAACAGTGAGTGGAATACAATTTGACACTCTCTCatcctccccctttcccttcctcaccccactccacccctccccccccttcccttcctcatcccccatccacccctctctctcaccccccctttcccttcctcatcccccatccacccctctctctcaccccccctttcccttcctcatcccccatccacccctctctctcacccccctttcccttcctcaccccactccacccccctctctcatccTACCCCTTTCCCTTCCTCACcccactccacccctctctctcatcctccccctttcccttcctcaccccactccacccccctctctcatccTACCCCTTTCCCTTCCTCACCccactccacccccctctctcatccTACCCCTTTCCCTTCCTCACCccactccacccccctctctcatcctcccctttcctttcctcacCCCACTCCACCCCCCTCTCATCCTTTCCCTTCCTCACCccactccacccccctctctcatccttcccctttcccttcctcaccccactccacccccctctctcatccttcccctttcccttcctcaccccactccacccccctctctcatcctccccctttcccttcctcaccccactccaccccactctctcatcctttccctttctcaccccactccaccccactcTCTCATCCTCCCCCTTCTGCAAATCCTTATCAAACTTATCAAACTAtctgtaaaaaaatacaaataaaatgttgtATAACATCTTTCAATAGCAACATCAACTCCTCAACTCAACTCCTTACACCTCTCTACACTCCCtatagcctctctctcctctcctcttcctcccttcagACCTCCTGTCTACTACAGTAGAGTACCTCAAAACGGCTGTAGACCTTCTTCTCCTTCCTCATGCTCTCCATCCTCTTCAGCAGGCTGTCTCTCTCCTGAGGGTTTCCCTGGGGCCTAAGGAAGCGGTTCCTCCCAAGCGACGGATTGCTCTCcaaccctcctttctctcctgccATGTctacccccttctcccctccggcctcctctcctcctcctctctccagacggTTTTTCTGGCTGTTGGCAGAAATCTGTTCCAGGATGACCTTGGTGTCATCTCTCAGGTTGCTACTGAACAGAACCGAGCCGCTGGAGGTCTGGTATCGAGACGGACCTGTCATTTTGTGATTGTCTGAGGAAGTTACGTAGTCTGTGGCTTTAGCGTCGGCAGCAGAAGAGGAGACTAGGCGTGCCCCAGACTCCTCGGAGCTCTCCACCACAGTTCTCATCGTCTTGTTGTCTCCGCTGGAAGGCGATGTCGCAACGCCGGAGCTCTTCTTGTCCTTGGGTCCCAGGAAGCCTTTGTATtaaagaatgaatgaatgaacgaaCGAATGAACTAATTAATAAATTCAAATCTTAATTGCTCTGAAGGGAATTTGTTTTATAGATCATGAGCACAGcaattaaaaaataaaagatACCAGCAAACATGGACGTAACAATctgtgacagacagtacagacagacaggacagtacggacagtacagacagacagtacagacagacagacagacagtacagacagacagacagacagacagacagacggacagacgggacagtacagacagacagacagacagacagacagacagacagacagacagacagacagacagacagacagacagacagacagacagacagacagacagacagacagtacagcaTACCTTTGAGTTTCTGGGTCTGCttcttcaggaagtccaggggcTTGGTGTCGACCTTGCCCTCCCCTCCCAGGGTGTTGAGGGATGTGCTGGAGCCCAGGTTCTTTCCGTCCTTGGACTCAGCGTGAGACATACTGGACAAGCTTTGGGAGCGAGATTTCTTCAGCTCGCTCTTCTCCGCGTCCGTGGCGTCTGTTGTTAGCGTTTCCTCATCACAGGAGACGCGGCGAGGGTTGGAGCTCTTGAACAGCTTCAGAGAAGGGAAAGGCTTCAGAATCTTACTGGGCTCCTTGTCTTTCCTCTGTGACCCTGAGCTGCTGTCTTTCCTCTGTGACTCCGAGCTGCTGTCTTTCCTCTGTGACTCCGAGCTGCTGTCTTTCCTCTGTGACTCCGAGCTGCTGTCTTTCCTCTGTGACTCCGAGCTGCTGTCTTTCCTCTGTGACTCCGAGCTGCTGTCTTTCCTCTGTGACTCTGAGCTGCTGTCTTTCCTCTGTGACTCCGAGCTGCTGTCTTTCCTCTGTGACTCCGAGCTGCTGTCTTTCCTCTGTGACTCCGAGCTGCTGTCTTTCCTCTGTGACTCCGAGCTGCTGTCTTTCCTCTGCGACTCCGAGCTGCTGTCTTTCCTCTGCGACTCCGAGCTGCTGTCTTTCCTCTGGACTGTGGAAGTAGAAGGCTCAAAGGTTTTGAATCTTGAGGTGATGGACAGTTTGCGTGCTCGCTCTAATGTGGCTGGGACTTCTGGTTTCATCGGGGCAGGCTCTGGAGCAGTCACAGAGAACGAGGGGACTTTGGGggctgaggtggtggtggtggtggacgaAGTGGTGGTGGAAGAAGGggtggtggtggaagtggtggggtggtggtggaagaAGGCGTGGTGGTGGAAGAAgaagtggtggtggaggaggaggtggtggaagaAGTAGTGTTTGAGAGGTCTGGTGTCTTCTGAAGTGGTCCTTTCATCGCGGCCTCTTTGGATGCGTTTCTCTTAGCAGCCAGCTCCTTGAAGTACTGCAGTCTATTGGAAGGGTCATTCATGTTCAACGGCTGGGGGGGATCTGTAGATGCTGGGGTGACTTTGGGGGGCATAGCCTCCTCTTTTAACCCAACTTCTTTCTCTTCGtcttccttcttcttctctctctcgttctcctctGCCTTCTTCCGCCACTCGAAGGGTTCCCGGGACTTGGAAAATCTCTTCTCCAGGATCTGTTGGACGATGGAGGTGGTGCGAAGCATGTCGgattcctcatcctcctcattgGCCACctgcatcaaatcaaattaagCTTTATTTGTGTGGCACATACATTTTATGCAAGGTAGCGATACAATGACCAAAAAATACAAATCCAAATGAAATAAAACCAATCAGAGATGATTTGAAAGATAATAAAGACCTTCATGCCCAGGCCTCCCAGGTGGGTCTCCGTcttggaggaggagaagatgaggGAAGAGCGCAGCCGGGAGCTCCTCTGGAGCATCGGGTTGATCCGTGTCCGGAACGACTCGTGTTTGGAGAGCACAACCTCTCCCGAAGCCTCCCTCGACGATGGCATCTCCACAtccacccccacctccctctctcggtctttctctctcgctctctcccgctcTATGGTCCTGCTGTCGGCCCCGTCCTTTCTCGTGCTCTGGGGCATGAAGGGCTTGCCGTACAGTGGTGGTCGGATATCCGGTCTAGGCTTGGAGGGGACATTCGGAGGCTCTCTCGCTTCAAAGCGGGATACAGACCCCTCACTGGCGTATGGTTTTCCCTCAGACTCTGGGTCTTGGAAAGCATCAGGGCCCAAAGGTTGTGgcagcccctcctctcctgtgtcttcgTAGGTGCTGAGGTAGGAGTTGATCCTCCagctgcggaggccctgtttgaCTTTGGGGTCCTGGTCTGCCTCTGCTGGGACGGGGAACAGCTGCTTCTCTGGGGGGTTGGGATGGGTGGGGGACGACTGGCAGACGTAGGGCTGGCCCACCGTCGGCCTCTTGTGGTCGCTGCCACCTCCGTACCTGGAGAGGTGAGAGGGGGTTACTTTAGTTTGGCCACATTTCTACTGATATGGTTGAGACAACATTTTGACCtaaactttgtgtgtgtgtcactaaACGCTTCATCAAATAACTGTAGTGGGAGCAACAGTGAAAAGACATTAGTTCTCATTCTTCAGTCCAGTGGACCCTCCATACCACGTACCTCCCCCCTGCCGGTGGTGGTCCCGGGTTGTGTTTCAGGTCCTGAGAGGAGAGGTAGTCTCTGCCGTAGTCCTCTGGACCAGGAGGTTCCTCATGGGGGTAACCTGAGTCAGAGTACTGGTCCAGCGCTGGTCTGTTCCTCAGCCTGTTGTAGCGTCCATGGCCTGACCCATGTCCTCCTAGCCCCGAGCCTAGCCCCAGCCCCGGCATTAACCCAGGTCCCTCACCGCCCTGGTAGTAGTGGCTGGACTGGCTCTGCTCCCtggaatacagaaatagtcataaatCATCATTGTCATCATGAGTAGCAGCagaaccatcatcatcatcattttcaTAACCCAACATGCTTTACATATGACAGATTATTTTATTAAAGATTACAACATGCTTTACATATGACAGATTataactagggcccagagttttgCCTGATTTGATCACAATATTTATTCAagctgacaaagacaacaaacaaaCTAACAAACTAGTGAACTAACTAAGGAACTAACTACCaaactaccaaactaactaatgaACTAAGGAACtaactaccaaactaactaatgaACTAAGGAACtaactaccaaactaactaatgaACTAAGGAACTAACTACCaaactaccaaactaactaatgaACTAAGGAACtaactaccaaactaactaatgaACTAAGGAACtaactaccaaactaactaatgaACTAAGGAACtaactaccaaactaactaatgaACTAAGGAACtaactaccaaactaactaatgaACTAAGGAACtaactaccaaactaactaatgaACTAAGGAACTA encodes:
- the LOC106570609 gene encoding LOW QUALITY PROTEIN: protein FAM83H-like (The sequence of the model RefSeq protein was modified relative to this genomic sequence to represent the inferred CDS: deleted 2 bases in 1 codon) → MAHRSQSSDFGDNPLDPNFLPPHYREEYRLAIDALVETDLQGYYEFLQTADVVNFLCQPEIEHIKTTVQTPSQAPTSNVPELSYHEADADGSSDTYWPLHSDTAAPGLDLGWPLQAHSFIGPTEVTTLVNPSEPDMPSIKEQARRLIKNAQHVIAVVMDMFTDVDLFADLLDATARNVPVYILLDEQNAHHFVSMVTNCKINLDLVHMMRVRTVAGVTYFCRTGKSFKGQVKDRFLLADCRAVLSGNYSFMWSYEKLHRCIAHLFLGELVTTFDEEFRILFAQSQPLTVDHALVPVSSDSSSSSSYYGNQFGMKGPLRHPLGFQRHTPELTGYPFGGGEPERSAFRRDDLFRHAIESGGGLNLGTFAASQQFRMQQSFLEQGRSMVSRQMEISASDYKGQSNAEGTQESYSSSRQYMKHRVINNQEETEQHYHREQSQSSHYYQGGEGPGLMPGLGLGSGLGGHGSGHGRYNRLRNRPALDQYSDSGYPHEEPPGPEDYGRDYLSSQDLKHNPGPPPAGGRYGGGSDHKRPTVGQPYVCQSSPTHPNPPEKQLFPVPAEADQDPKVKQGLRSWRINSYLSTYEDTGEEGLPQPLGPDAFQDPESEGKPYASEGSVSRFEAREPPNVPSKPRPDIRPPLYGKPFMPQSTRKDGADSRTIERERAREKDREREVGVDVEMPSSREASGEVVLSKHESFRTRINPMLQRSSRLRSSLIFSSSKTETHLGGLGMKVANEEDEESDMLRTTSIVQQILEKRFSKSREPFEWRKKAEENEREKKKEDEEKEVGLKEEAMPPKVTPASTDPPQPLNMNDPSNRLQYFKELAAKRNASKEAAMKGPLQKTPDLSNTTSSTTSSSTTTSSSTTTPSSTTTPPLPPPPLLPPPLRPPPPPPQPPKSPRSVTAPEPAPMKPEVPATLERARKLSITSRFKTFEPSTSTVQRKDSSSESQRKDSSSESQRKDSSSESQRKDSSSESQRKDSSSESQRKDSSSESQRKDSSSESQRKDSSSESQRKDSSSESQRKDSSSESQRKDSSSESQRKDSSSESQRKDSSSGSQRKDKEPSKILKPFPSLKLFKSSNPRRVSCDEETLTTDATDAEKSELKKSRSQSLSSMSHAESKDGKNLGSSTSLNTLGGEGKVDTKPLDFLKKQTQKLKGFLGPKDKKSSGVATSPSSGDNKTMRTVVESSEESGARLVSSSAADAKATDYVTSSDNHKMTGPSRYQTSSGSVLFSSNLRDDTKVILEQISANSQKNRLERGGGEEAGGEKGVDMAGEKGGLESNPSLGRNRFLRPQGNPQERDSLLKRMESMRKEKKVYSRFEMGNNLG